The proteins below are encoded in one region of Scomber japonicus isolate fScoJap1 chromosome 2, fScoJap1.pri, whole genome shotgun sequence:
- the pgm2 gene encoding phosphoglucomutase-2 gives MENSQSTTGDTKLDQAIRQWLQYDKNPKTVSIVEDLLKDKKVETLKKCFSSRMEFGTAGLRAAMGPGISCMNDLTIIQTTQGFCHYLEESFQNLKERGVVIGYDARAHPPSGGSSKRFASLAAAVFISRGVPVHLFSDITPTPFVPFTVSHLGLSAGIMVTASHNPKQDNGYKVYWENGAQIVSPHDKGIAKAIEDNLEPWPESWNTVEALKSPLLKDPYQDIHTQYFKAIQKHCHHREINKKSEVKVVHTSVHGVGHAFVQSAFKAFDLQPPYAVEEQKDPDPEFPTVKYPNPEEGEGVLTLSFALAEKEGATVVLANDPDADRLAIAEKQESGQWRVFSGNELGALLGWWMFRCWKQQNSDAAALKNLYMLSSTVSSKILRAIALKEGFHFEETLTGFKWMGNRARDLLDQGKTVLFAFEEAIGYMCSPYVLDKDGVSAAAIAGEMISYLATKKTSLSQQLTAIFVEYGYHISKNSYFICHDQDVIRSLFERLRNYGGQKDSYPTKCGRFSISAVRDLTTGYDNNQPDKKAVLPTSSSSQMITFTFSNGGVATMRTSGTEPKIKYYTELCAAPGNSDVTHLKKELDDLVDAIIENFFEPKKNNLQPKPE, from the exons ATGGAAAACAGTCAGTCCACAACCGGTGACACCAAGCTGGACCAGGCTATCAGGCAGTGGCTGCAGTATGACAAG AACCCAAAGACAGTGTCCATCGTGGAGGATCTGTTGAAGGATAAAAAAGTGGAGACCCTGAAGAAATGTTTCTCCTCCAGGATGGAGTTTGGTACCGCAGGTCTGAGGGCAGCCATGGGCCCCGGCATATCCTGTATGAATGACCTCACTATCATCCAGACCACACAG GGTTTCTGTCACTACCTGGAGGAGAGCTTTCAGAACCTAAAGGAGCGAGGGGTGGTGATTGGGTATGACGCCCGGGCCCATCCTCCCAGTGGGGGCAGCAGCAAGCGATTCGCTAGCCTGGCTGCAGCTGTATTCATCAGCCGAGGGGTGCCTGTCCACCTCTTCTCTGACATCACCCCTACACCTTTTGTG CCTTTCACAGTTTCCCACCTGGGTCTGTCTGCTGGTATCATGGTGACTGCCTCTCACAATCCCAAACAGGACAATGGGTACAAG GTTTATTGGGAGAACGGTGCCCAGATTGTGTCCCCTCATGACAAAGGCATCGCCAAGGCCATAGAGGACAACCTGGAGCCTTGGCCTGAGTCCTGGAACACAGTGGAGGCCCTGAAGAGTCCCTTGCTCAAAGACCCCTACCAAGACATCCACACACAATACTTCAAAGCCATCCAGAAACACTGTCACCACAG GGAGATAAACAAGAAGTCAGAGGTGAAAGTTGTGCATACGTCTGTGCACGGAGTTGGCCACGCATTTGTTCAGTCAGCTTTCAAGGCCTTTGACCTTCAACCTCCATATGCTGTAGAGGAGCAGAAAGATCCAGATCCCGAATTCCCCACCGTCAAATATCCCAATcctgaggagggagagggagtcCTG acACTGTCGTTCGCCCTTGCAGAGAAGGAGGGGGCCACTGTGGTGTTGGCGAATGACCCAGATGCTGATCGACTGGCTATCGCTGAGAAACAGGAGAg tggACAGTGGCGAGTGTTCAGCGGTAATGAGTTGGGAGCGTTGCTTGGCTGGTGGATGTTCCGCTGCTGGAAACAGCAGAACTCTGACGCTGCTGCTTTGAAAAACCTTTACATGCTGTCAAGCACTGTCTCATCCAAGATACTGCGTGCCATCGCCCTGAAGGAAGGCTTCCACTTTGAG GAAACACTAACAGGGTTCAAGTGGATGGGGAACAGAGCCAGAGACCTTTTGGATCAAGGCAAGACTGTTCTGTTTGCCTTTGAGGAGGCCATAG ggtaTATGTGCAGTCCCTATGTATTGGACAAGGACGGGGTGAGCGCTGCAGCCATAGCAGGAGAGATGATTTCTTATCTGGCCACTAAAAAGACAAGCCTTTCTCAGCAACTCACTGCCATCTTTGTaga GTACGGCTACCACATCAGTAAGAACTCATACTTCATTTGCCATGACCAGGATGTGATCCGCAGTCTGTTTGAGCGTCTGCGCAACTACGGTGGCCAGAAGGACTCATACCCAACTAAATGTGGTCGGTTCTCCATCTCTGCTGTACGAGACTTGACCACTGGCTACGACAACAACCAACCTGATAAAAAGGCT GTTCTTCCCACTTCCAGTTCCAGTCAGATGATTACATTTACCTTCTCTAATGGCGGCGTGGCGACTATGAGGACCAGCGGCACCGAGCCAAAAATCAAATACTACACTGAACTCTGTGCTGCGCCTGGTAACAG TGATGTGACACACCTGAAGAAGGAACTGGATGACTTGGTCGATGCAATCATTGAAAACTTCTTTGAGCCAAAGAAGAATAATCTGCAGCCTAAACCAGAGTAG